One Euphorbia lathyris chromosome 1, ddEupLath1.1, whole genome shotgun sequence DNA segment encodes these proteins:
- the LOC136210938 gene encoding metal-nicotianamine transporter YSL1 isoform X2: MTGFLFLVCFVGLFVLIPLRKIMIVDLKLTYPSGLATAVLINGFHTQGDQMAKKQVRGFMKYFSFSFLWAFFKWFYTGKEACGFSQFPTFGLKAWNQTFFFDFNATYVGAGMIVSHLVNLSLLIGAVLSYGVMWPLINKLKGDWFPVNSESEADMKGLYGYKVFLSVALILGDGLYNFVKIMGFTMFNIHKRIKDKNLTTDGKKPSDDQKLNEFFLKEKIPMWIGLFGYIFFSIVSIIAVPMIFPELKWYYVIVAYILAPSLAFCNAYGAGLTDINMAYNYGKVALFVLAALSGKRDGLVAALAGCGLVKSVVSVACILMQDFKTAHLTYTSPRAMFASQVIGTAVGCVMAPLSFFLFYKAFDVGNPKGEFKAPYALIYRNMAILGVQGFSALPHHCLQLCYGFFAFAVAINLVRDMSPKKIGAWMPLPMVMAVPFLVGAYFAIDMCIGSIVVLLWHKIDSKNADSMIPAVASGLICGEGLWTLPAAVLALAKINPPICMKFVPS; this comes from the exons ATGACTGGTTTTCTTTTTCTAGTTTGCTTTGTTGGCCTTTTTGTCTTAATTCCACTTAGAAAG ATCATGATAGTAGACCTCAAGTTGACATACCCAAGTGGCTTGGCAACTGCAGTTCTCATCAATGGCTTCCACACCCAAGGAGATCAAATGGCTAA GAAACAGGTTCGTGGGTTTATGAAATACTTTTCATTCAGCTTCTTGTGGGCATTTTTCAAGTGGTTTTACACTGGGAAAGAGGCTTGTGGATTCTCGCAGTTTCCTACTTTTGGATTGAAAGCATGGAATCAAAC GTTCTTCTTTGATTTTAACGCAACATATGTCGGAGCGGGGATGATAGTATCCCACTTAGTGAACTTATCCTTGCTTATCGGAGCTGTTCTCTCTTACGGAGTTATGTGGCCGCTCATTAATAAACTCAAAGGAGACTGGTTCCCAGTGAATTCTGAAAGTGAAGCTGACATGAAGGGTCTCTATGGTTATAAG GTTTTTCTTTCAGTTGCTCTGATATTAGGAGATGGCCTCTACAATTTTGTTAAGATAATGGGTTTTACAATGTTCAATATTCACAAGAGAATAAAGGATAAAAACCTCACCACAG aTGGGAAGAAGCCAAGTGATGATCAAAAACTCAATGAATTCTTCCTAAAAGAGAAGATACCAATGTGGATAGGATTATTTGGATACATATTCTTCTCCATAGTATCAATAATTGCAGTCCCAATGATATTTCCAGAGCTAAAATGGTACTATGTTATTGTTGCTTACATTCTAGCTCCATCTCTAGCATTTTGCAATGCTTATGGAGCTGGTCTTACTGACATCAACATGGCTTATAATTATGGCAAAGTAGCTCTCTTTGTACTAGCCGCATTGTCCGGTAAACGGGACGGTCTCGTTGCTGCGTTAGCCGGATGTGGTCTTGTCAAGTCGGTTGTCTCTGTTGCCTGTATTCTGATGCAGGATTTCAAAACGGCTCATTTGACTTATACTTCCCCGAGAGCGATGTTCGCGAGCCAGGTTATTGGTACCGCGGTTGGATGTGTGATGGCTCCTCTTAGCTTCTTCTTGTTTTATAAAGCGTTTGATGTTGGTAATCCGAAGGGAGAGTTTAAAGCTCCATATGCACTTATTTACAG GAATATGGCAATTCTCGGAGTTCAAGGCTTCTCAGCATTGCCTCATCATTGTTTGCAACTTTGCTACGGATTCTTTGCTTTTGCGGTAGCAATAAACCTCGTAAGAGATATGTCGCCAAAGAAGATCGGAGCGTGGATGCCACTTCCGATGGTAATGGCGGTGCCCTTTCTCGTCGGAGCCTACTTCGCCATTGATATGTGTATCGGAAGTATAGTCGTACTGTTGTGGCATAAAATAGACAGTAAAAATGCAGATTCAATGATACCAGCAGTAGCATCAGGGCTAATTTGTGGAGAAGGATTGTGGACTCTTCCTGCTGCTGTTCTTGCTTTAGCCAAAATAAATCCACCTATTTGTATGAAATTTGTACCTTcctag
- the LOC136210936 gene encoding rab GTPase-activating protein 22-like, translated as MLTDRKPLMKSLRRSHTSSSSPTNSSSPLSSSPWIHLRSALLVAAFISSSSSIVSIHRSGHKSPWSLRRRKHALLPKQWKSFFTHDGKFSDGGLKFLKKARSGGIDPSIRAEVWPFLLGVYDVNSSKEERDLARGQMRKEYENLRKQCRRILKCTDKSCKLKETSGTNSNENNDDFSELIDFSGLDEIVNSTRSSFSEECNIVSEHSNNSDINFQRSGLVLEEDVDNNVLTWEDGLFGDLFTSDSESSEELDIVEPFIRTEVIEENDINMPALESSNSITESDSHSHIEEDFATFQRIMRLDAVRADADWIMYSPSQAAISELKARRLAESVGLKDYDHLEPCRIYHAARLVAILEAYALYDPETGYCQGMSDLLSPIIAVMEDDCDAFWCFTNFMKKTRYNFRLDEVGIRRQLNIVSKIIKCKDIHLYRHLEKLEAEDCFFVYRMVVVLFRRELNLEQTLCLWEAMWADQAAILAGITKSSWGRMRLRAPPTDDLLLYAIAACVLQRRKLIVEKYSSVDEIMRDCNSMAGQLDVWKLLDDAHDLVVNLHDKI; from the exons ATGTTAACTGATCGGAAACCATTGATGAAATCTCTAAGGAGAAGCCATACTTCATCTTCTTCGCCAACCAATTCTTCATCGCCCTTGTCCTCTTCACCATGGATTCATTTGCGATCAGCCTTGCTAGTGGCTGCTTTCATATCGTCCTCTTCCTCAATAGTTTCCATTCATAG gAGTGGTCATAAATCTCCTTGGTCACTTAGAAGAAGAAAGCATGCCCTTCTCCCAAAACAATGGAAGAGCTTTTTTACTCACGATGGAAAATTTTCTGATGGTGGTCTTAAATTTCTGAAGAAAGCCCGCAGTGGA GGCATTGATCCAAGTATTAGAGCAGAGGTTTGGCCATTTCTtcttggagt TTATGATGTGAACAGTTCTAAGGAAGAAAGAGATCTAGCTCGTGGCCAGATGag AAAAGAATATGAGAATCTGCGAAAACAGTGTCGCCGAATTCTCAAATGCACCGATAAAAGTTGCAAGTTGAAGGAAACTAGTGGAACCAACAGCAATGAGAACAATGATGATTTTAGTGAACTCATTGATTTTTCTGGATTGGATGAGATTGTTAATTCCACAAGGTCATCTTTTTCGGAGGAATGTAATATCGTTTCTGAGCATTCAAATAACAGCGACATCAATTTTCAGAGATCTGGATTGGTATTAGAAGAAGATGTTGATAACAATGTTCTCACTTGGGAAGATGGTTTATTTGGTGATTTATTTACTTCTGACTCTGAATCTTCTGAAGAACTCGACATAGTGGAACCTTTCATTAGAACTGAAGTCATAGAGGAAAATGACATTAACATGCCTGCACTAGAGAGTTCTAATTCCATTACAGAAAGCGATTCCCATTCGCACATTGAGGAAGATTTTGCTACATTTCAGAGAATTATGCGTCTTGATGCAGTGCGGGCTGATGCTGATTGGATTATGTACTCACCAAGTCAGGCTGCAATATCAGAGCTAAAAGCACGACGATTGGCTGAGAGTGTTGGGCTAAAGGATTATGACCATCTGGAGCCGTGCAGAATTTATCATGCTGCTCGCCTTGTTGCTATCCTTGAGGCCTATGCTCTATATGATCCCGAGACTGGTTACTGTCAGGGAATGAGTGATTTGCTCTCTCCAATTATTGCAGTGATGGAGGATGATTGTGATGCCTTTTGGTGTTTCACAAACTTCATGAAGAAAACTCGTTATAATTTCCGGCTTGATGAAGTAGGGATCCGAAGACAATTGAACATCGTTTCGAAGATAATCAAGTGCAAGGATATTCATCTCTACAGGCACTTGGAGAAGCTCGAGGCAGAGGACTGCTTTTTCGTCTATCGAATGGTGGTGGTTCTTTTCAGGAGAGAGTTAAACCTAGAGCAGACACTGTGTCTGTGGGAGGCAATGTGGGCTGACCAAGCAGCAATATTAGCGGGGATTACCAAGTCGTCTTGGGGGAGAATGAGGTTAAGAGCTCCTCCTACAGATGATTTGTTGCTTTACGCAATAGCAGCGTGTGTATTGCAGAGGAGGAAGCTGATTGTTGAGAAATATAGCAGTGTTGACGAAATCATGAGAGATTGCAATAGTATGGCTGGACAATTGGACGTGTGGAAGCTCCTCGACGATGCACACGACTTGGTTGTTAATCTTCATGACAAGATTTAA
- the LOC136210938 gene encoding metal-nicotianamine transporter YSL1 isoform X1 — translation MRMEETKEDHQKKEIEREEMEEQEQEKDAKEEEETEVMMRSQPWTEQITLRGIVVSVVIGGVYSVIAMKLNLSTGLVPNLNASAALIAFIVIRTWTKILHKAGYVTKPFTRQENTMIQTCAVACYSIAVGGGFASYLLGLNRKTYELSGEHTPGNSATAIKEPAFGWMTGFLFLVCFVGLFVLIPLRKIMIVDLKLTYPSGLATAVLINGFHTQGDQMAKKQVRGFMKYFSFSFLWAFFKWFYTGKEACGFSQFPTFGLKAWNQTFFFDFNATYVGAGMIVSHLVNLSLLIGAVLSYGVMWPLINKLKGDWFPVNSESEADMKGLYGYKVFLSVALILGDGLYNFVKIMGFTMFNIHKRIKDKNLTTDGKKPSDDQKLNEFFLKEKIPMWIGLFGYIFFSIVSIIAVPMIFPELKWYYVIVAYILAPSLAFCNAYGAGLTDINMAYNYGKVALFVLAALSGKRDGLVAALAGCGLVKSVVSVACILMQDFKTAHLTYTSPRAMFASQVIGTAVGCVMAPLSFFLFYKAFDVGNPKGEFKAPYALIYRNMAILGVQGFSALPHHCLQLCYGFFAFAVAINLVRDMSPKKIGAWMPLPMVMAVPFLVGAYFAIDMCIGSIVVLLWHKIDSKNADSMIPAVASGLICGEGLWTLPAAVLALAKINPPICMKFVPS, via the exons ATGAGAATGGAAGAAACAAAAGAAGATCATCAAAAGAAAGAGATAGAAAGAGAAGAaatggaagaacaagaacaggaaaaagatgcaaaagaagaagaagaaacagaaGTAATGATGAGATCTCAGCCATGGACAGAACAAATAACATTAAGAGGAATAGTAGTTAgtgtagtgattggaggagtaTACAGTGTTATAGCTATGAAATTAAATCTGTCAACTGGTTTAGTTCCAAATCTGAATGCTTCAGCTGCACTTATTGCATTCATAGTAATAAGAACATGGACTAAGATTCTACATAAAGCTGGTTATGTCACTAAGCCTTTCACTCGCCAAGAAAATACTATGATTCAAACTTGTGCTGTTGCTTGTTACAGCATAGCGGTTGGAG GTGGGTTTGCTTCGTATCTTCTGGGATTAAACAGGAAGACATATGAGTTATCTGGGGAACACACTCCTGGGAATTCAGCTACTGCCATTAAGGAACCTGCTTTTGGTTGGATGACTGGTTTTCTTTTTCTAGTTTGCTTTGTTGGCCTTTTTGTCTTAATTCCACTTAGAAAG ATCATGATAGTAGACCTCAAGTTGACATACCCAAGTGGCTTGGCAACTGCAGTTCTCATCAATGGCTTCCACACCCAAGGAGATCAAATGGCTAA GAAACAGGTTCGTGGGTTTATGAAATACTTTTCATTCAGCTTCTTGTGGGCATTTTTCAAGTGGTTTTACACTGGGAAAGAGGCTTGTGGATTCTCGCAGTTTCCTACTTTTGGATTGAAAGCATGGAATCAAAC GTTCTTCTTTGATTTTAACGCAACATATGTCGGAGCGGGGATGATAGTATCCCACTTAGTGAACTTATCCTTGCTTATCGGAGCTGTTCTCTCTTACGGAGTTATGTGGCCGCTCATTAATAAACTCAAAGGAGACTGGTTCCCAGTGAATTCTGAAAGTGAAGCTGACATGAAGGGTCTCTATGGTTATAAG GTTTTTCTTTCAGTTGCTCTGATATTAGGAGATGGCCTCTACAATTTTGTTAAGATAATGGGTTTTACAATGTTCAATATTCACAAGAGAATAAAGGATAAAAACCTCACCACAG aTGGGAAGAAGCCAAGTGATGATCAAAAACTCAATGAATTCTTCCTAAAAGAGAAGATACCAATGTGGATAGGATTATTTGGATACATATTCTTCTCCATAGTATCAATAATTGCAGTCCCAATGATATTTCCAGAGCTAAAATGGTACTATGTTATTGTTGCTTACATTCTAGCTCCATCTCTAGCATTTTGCAATGCTTATGGAGCTGGTCTTACTGACATCAACATGGCTTATAATTATGGCAAAGTAGCTCTCTTTGTACTAGCCGCATTGTCCGGTAAACGGGACGGTCTCGTTGCTGCGTTAGCCGGATGTGGTCTTGTCAAGTCGGTTGTCTCTGTTGCCTGTATTCTGATGCAGGATTTCAAAACGGCTCATTTGACTTATACTTCCCCGAGAGCGATGTTCGCGAGCCAGGTTATTGGTACCGCGGTTGGATGTGTGATGGCTCCTCTTAGCTTCTTCTTGTTTTATAAAGCGTTTGATGTTGGTAATCCGAAGGGAGAGTTTAAAGCTCCATATGCACTTATTTACAG GAATATGGCAATTCTCGGAGTTCAAGGCTTCTCAGCATTGCCTCATCATTGTTTGCAACTTTGCTACGGATTCTTTGCTTTTGCGGTAGCAATAAACCTCGTAAGAGATATGTCGCCAAAGAAGATCGGAGCGTGGATGCCACTTCCGATGGTAATGGCGGTGCCCTTTCTCGTCGGAGCCTACTTCGCCATTGATATGTGTATCGGAAGTATAGTCGTACTGTTGTGGCATAAAATAGACAGTAAAAATGCAGATTCAATGATACCAGCAGTAGCATCAGGGCTAATTTGTGGAGAAGGATTGTGGACTCTTCCTGCTGCTGTTCTTGCTTTAGCCAAAATAAATCCACCTATTTGTATGAAATTTGTACCTTcctag